A stretch of DNA from Vidua chalybeata isolate OUT-0048 chromosome 3, bVidCha1 merged haplotype, whole genome shotgun sequence:
CTGATACCAAGTTTAGAAGCTTTGCATAGATTAGTTCATCTTTTCTGATGATGTTCTTCAGCTCGTGCTTTTGAAGTGCAAATTGTAGCAGTTAGAGATTGGTAAGAAGTTTATAAAAAAGGCACAATGTGAAGTTGACCTGATGCTTTGTACTTAGTAAACTGAGTAAGCTGGGTGCAGGGGAGTGTGCCTTCTATACTTAATGGTACTGAGATTTTGAGGTACCTACTTGTCTTCTAATATGTCCTCTGAGGAgtcattctttcttctttgttctgCAGGGTGTGTAAATCAGGAAATGATGATCAGATTTTGAATGGTACAGAACAAAACTGTGACTACTTTGTAGATAACCTTTTTGAAGAAGCTCAGAAGGTTGGTGCTATGTGTGTGCCCCCAACTACAGTCAAGAACCAGGTaggcagtgaagaaaaaaatagtcatATTTGTTGTAATAGCACTCCAGGACTATTCTGGAAAACAGATTCTTTTCCAGTACACTAGTAAAAAATGCACACAGAATTCCGAAAGCTGTAGGAACAGCCTCCCATCTCCCAGTCAGCCAGGCCTTTGCTGCTGGGCTTTTGGCTCTCACTGCTTTATAGTCAGTTTAGAGTCATTCTAGAACTGATGCTGGCATTGGCTAATGCACTTCTGCTTTATTAGGAAGGAGAGTGAGGTGAGCAGGAGTTCAAGGAATGACAAGTACTGTTACATAAGAAGTTATTTAAGGAGCTGCAGCCTTTTTATGCAGAGGCATAgcccaaatatttttcatttggtcTTATTCTTATAAATATGGTTGTAGTGGGATGTTCAGTGTGGGTTTGTATCTCGGTGAGTCTGTCCTTTTCGTGTTTTTCTGTTACTCATCAATGACTGGTaaggggagggagaaaaggcCATGTAGAACAAAGATGACAAGAAGAAATTTGGAGTGGGCATTGCTAGAAATTATGTTCATAGATCCTTAATTGACCCTGGAAGAAATGAAATGTCAAGAGCAATATCTTAAATTGCAGTCCTGAAATAGTGTTCCATGGCATTAGTTATGTCAATGCTTAAATGGGAAGTTGGTGTGGAATAATTAGTCCATGTTAAATTTGCATACTGGCTCACTGTAGAGGAGCCTTCCCAAAATTAGAACTCTTTCCATATGCATTGGTGCCATGAGACACAAGAGTTTTTGATGGAATCTAATCTTGCTGAGTGCTGTCTACTTCTTTTGACAGATCACCCAGTGGAGAGACAAGGAATTCTATTCAGCAGTTTGCACTTGCTGTTCATTTATGTAGCAATCACCTATCaagtcaaactgaaaaaaaaaaaaaaaaccaaacccaaacttGTCAGGTACTATCAAGCCTCATTCAAACTAATTTTCAACTGAGGTGAATTCTGCATTTGTGGTCTCATCTGTGGCCAAGTATCTGCCAAGGCAGTGTTACTGCAGGGATCAGTCCTCGATAACCAAATGCTTCCTTGAATGGCATGGTGCATTAATAGGAAAATACAATCTCAAATATCCATCTTACAGTTGGAGAGATTTCAGTAAATATTGCAATGGCTAGAAGTTGGAGTAGTAGATGATTTTTGGCAAAGTTAAGGAATTgctgagaatttattttttcattcccCTAACCACCAAGGTTATGAATACACCCAGGAATTCCAGGGTAACATAAGTGTATGGCTGTCTGAAAGTAAATTTTCTGATACTTGCTTCATTTCCTGAGTGAAATGCTTCTGCATGCATCATCTCAATGCCTTTACTTTGAGAAAATCCTCCTGAATTATTGGAACAAGGCTTTACCCTAATAAATCCCCAGCTGGACTATTCTGGCACTTGGTGTTCCAACACCAGGCATGTATGCTCTCAAATTAGCTCTTGAAGAGTTGCAGCTGGCTGGGGTAGcccagctctttttttttttttcctctgctgaattGAAGGAGTGTTCTTGATCTAGGAAGCGTAAATGATTGGGGGAAGGTTTGTTTATAACCCTGACTGACACAAGATACTTAGAAATGTCACTTACCCCTTGCAGTTGCTGTGCCTGTTGGCATGGGGCCAAGGCAGATTACAGTGAGCCTGCTCTCAGTATTTTTAGTCCATGAAGTGGATGATTTATAATCACAGGGTATGTGGATATACCAAGCTTCTTTTTCATCAGTGCTATAATGAGAGTTGTTCTTACTCTGTAGGTTGATGTAATCATTAAACTTTGGAAAAATGGGTTTACGGTAAATGACGGCGAACTTCGGAGCTACGCTGATGTTGCAAACCAGCAGTTCTTGGAGTCCATTAAAAAGGGGTAAGCGAGTTTTGTGTTCTTAACCAGCCTGAGTTAATGTGCTTTGGGTAGCACTTAGCTTATGCTCTAAATTTTTTACGTGACTTTGCTGCACTGCAGTGTCCCTGTAGGAGCACAGGCCCTGCCAGTCTCGTTCCTGCAGTGCTAATGGCTGTTGGAACATCAACAGGTTTAACACAGCTCTCAGTGGCAGTAGTTGTACAGTTGCTGATGAATAGATAAAAGCCAGTGTTGGCAGGGGGCACAGCAGGTGCAcaatgaaataaagaataaatcaGTGCCCAATAAGAGCTATAGATCAAATGGTATTTTGACTAATGAACTCAATGCACAAGAGGTTGAACATTTCTGGTTCTAtgatctttgttttctttttgttgatGAAAAGCCTTAAATGGGCACAGATGTTCTATGTAGCATCAAGCAACTCTGATTAGTCTtaaatttctgacatttttccaAGTACAAACTTGCTGTTGTGTAAATATAATAATCTTATATAAATTCCTGTGTTAATAGCcatctttcatttttccctgtATTAAAAGTTTACATGCTGCCCTGATTTCTTCTACTGTTTGCAGttgttgctttaaaaaaggAGTTTGACCATACTAACCAGTATTATTTTGAGCCTTTAATTTGCAATCTGCTTCTTTACCCCTTACAAATGGAGAGTAGAATATAATTTTATGGATAATGTAATTTAATACCTCCTTATCAAGCATGTGAAATTACTATgtcattatatttttcttttccatattttgCTAGGCCAccaaaaatgctaattttacACTATTTCTCTTGTATGTCTGTCACCTATGTTAGTTGTAATAGCAATTAACTGCACTGTTTAAAGCCCTTTGTGTGCATTCATCAAAAGTTTGCCACTTTTATTCCACTGTTTGCCTGTGAAGATGCTAATTATGAGATGGTTTCTGCATAATCATTGATGGTGGAGAAGCATTTAGTacagcccctgtgccagctgAGCCCCACCACCCGAAATTGTACGGTCTGGCTGAGAGCTCACAGACAAAGGCATTGTTGTATTCTGCTTCATGCAATTAAAGCATTACCAAGGTGACGTTACTGCACTAAAGAGTGGAGCTGTTAGTGATGATATAATTTTTCGAAGCTGAGATCTGTGTTTGTCATTAAATACATTGTGTCTAAAGTCAGTTCTtctttaaaagcctttttctttttttgttttccctatggagataaaataattaaaccTTTTGCAGCAGTGTATGGCAACACTGAACTTCCTACACATTAGGTGTTTAGAGTGGTAACTGCTGAGTAAATTTCAACATCATTCAACAACTTGCATcataggaatttttttaattatatattttctagTTAATTTGCTGTTCAGGAACTTGAAGTTATTTGTATGCTATGCACTTAACCTAACTCTGAGTAAATACTtatgaagttattttttaaaagtagcatCCTTGACAGGCCAAATGTTGAACAGGTATTAATCATTGGTCTATTTTGTATACTGAAAACAGTATAGTACTTCTTTTtgaccttttgttttttttcttaagggaACTGCCTTTTGAGCTGCAAAAGGTTTTTGATAAGGAGGAGGTAGAAGTGAAAGTGGAAGATAAAAAGGATAAGGTGTGTTTGTCATCGAAAAAGCCAATGTTTCATCCCTTTTCTGGACATGGTTACAGATTAGGAAGGTGAGTAGGCTGATGTGATCTATGATTGAGTAGCTGAAGGGAACTATACCTATGGTGAAGGACCAAAATTCAGGTGGCAAGTGATCTCTGGAGTTTTCTAATCTAAGCTCCTGCTCAAAGTGGGGTCATCTGTGGGAACAGATGAGGTTACTCAGGCTTTTATCCAATTTGGTCTTGAAATCCCATAAGAGCAGTGTCTGTGCAGCCTTCTTGAGTGCTGGACTGTCCTTATGGGAAAGAATTTTTCCCTTATATCCAATCTGAATGCCTCTCATTGGAATTTCCACCATAACGAGCATCACCCCTCCTGCAGACCCTGCAGGCTGCTTTGGGTGCCCCACAACCACCACCATCTCTTCCACAGGCTGAACAagctgctctcctccagcaTCTGCTGACAGTGTGAGTGCTCCATCCTGCAGGCATCCTGGTGTCTCTCCATGAAGCTTGGGGGATAATTGGCTCCCACAATCCACTGGATGTGTTGCTGTGTTGATACAGCCAGGAAGCTTTTGGCTTTCTTTGTTCAAGGTCTCAATATTAGCAGAATTGtttccagctgaaatgctgTGACTCTTCTATTCCATGATTTTAGAGAAAAGAATCTCTTTTTAAGCTATATTAGCAACAGTTTGAGAAGAGGGGGGAGTATATGACAATCCGATAAAGAGAACTGAAGAAGAGGTTATTTTGCAATCTCTTAAATTGTTCAGTAATTAATCATGCATGTATTGCAGTAAGGCATTTTAGCATTCTACAGTGATCCACGTCTTTTTTGTAGTTGGAGTGTGTTGGCCACTCATGCCAATGCTAAAACTGGACTTGATTTACAACCAAACAACTATTGTATTTTGGAAGGCTGTTGTAGGGCGACAAGCCAGGAGTTCATTTATTTGATCCCTGTGACTTTTGCTTACTGCAGCCACATTATCTGCTTGACATATCCCTGTCATGCAAGACTTGTGTGCCTATAAAAGCAGGCTTCAGCCTAGGGACCAGGACATGTTCAGTGACCAAGTGGCACTGCTGAGTGACCTGCAGGCTGGGGTTCCTAAGCTGTGGTGCAGCCTTGGGTGACCAGCTTGTTTCAATTAAGTGGGAAGGGTTTGGCTGCAAAGGCCCAGAGCTTGTGCTGAGGGAAAGCCTGACCTGGGCAGGAACAGCTGAGGCAGGGGAATAAGTGTGCAGACACAAGACTGATAAAGGTAAAGGGTGAGTGGTTCCAGGCTGACTCAGAGAAGCAAGTATCTGTTTTATGAGTTTCATCTGTTTCTGTAGTACATTCAGTTACTCCATGCTTGAGTATTTACAATAGGGAAAACCTTCCCTTGAGAGATAGGTGAGATGCTGCTAGACTTGCTTTTGATGGCATGGAAATCCTGAGCAAATGGGGGTCAAGAACATAATCTTATTTCATCTACAAGTAGAGCTGTtcataacaaaaccaaaaagatcTTCAGTGTGCTGGGTTTCTGCTGCTAACCAGTGCTAAATGCTAGGTTTTTCAGTCACTTGTTGTGCTCTGCCATGCCTACAGCAAGTAATGATCTTGCTTCCCAGTAGGCAAGTTAGGTTGAAACATGCTAATCTGTGAATTTTGGTTGACTGGTCTTGTACACTGAGACATTCTACAACTTGctcagcattttttatttctttcttactcTTGCTTGTCTATTCTGTGCTGTGCTATCAAAgccttttccttaaaaacaagTAAATATTAGTGCTGATGTTGGAAACATGAGCCATAAGTGTTCCTACTCCATAAAGTAGTGCTCACTTTCTGCAATTAATAAATATCCATTGCATGAATATACCACACTTGCAGCAGGAAAGCTTTGTGGGGCAGCAACAGAGCTGGCTGAGACCTGGAACAAGTTTTAAGCTATAGAACTCCTTTTCTGCAGTTGCATTTGTATGATTAGTCAGAAATGAGAGAGACAAATAACTGAAGAGTTTACTTTAGCTTATAGCCTAGCTAAACCTCTGCTTAACAAATAAgcatataaaattaatattgtatATTTTGTCAGTGTTCCCAGGTGGAGGGATTTTGTAATGGATGAACCATTATGAATTAGTCTGTTGACTAGTTCTAAAAACTTTTTTTGGAGGATCTAGAAATAACATATATGTTGATATAGCTCAGACAAGCTTGATCCTCTGCCTTTTTGTTCTATAGGAGAAATAAGACTTATCAAAACTTTCCAATGTACCTTATGAACCTGTGTAACTAATGAGTATACTTTGTTTTATCTATCACTGTCCAGCTGAATTTCATAGTTTGAAATTTACTAAATTTGCATCCCCACGTTTCTGTTGAGCTAATCTATGCATCTTTGAGACAGCCTCAGAAACATGTTAATTAAACTATTGACTGAAATGCCTTGCAGCAAAGCGAGCTTGCTCTGTAACCTCATTAGGTTAAAGCATTGTGTGTCAAGCTGCCTAACTATCAGTCAAGGTAAGGCATGATACCTAACTGCTGGGCTTTTTCTTGCCAGGAAACTGACAGGATGCTCTTACATCTCTTCCATCTCTAGTTTACATCTTCTGTTGGTAATGTTATAAAAGGAATAAGTTTTAAAAGGAGTTATGATGCTTTGATCTCAGGCTTAGATTCTTGGGTTTTGGCTTTAGTCAAAGCTCCCACCACTAGATGGCTTTATCTGTCAGTTCTGCAAGAGAAAGGTTTTTACGTATAGAAGTGCTTTAAATCTTGGTGATACAAATGTTCTAACTTTCTCTTAAAGCTTCATTTAATGTGCTGGCTTCAGTCTACACACACTTCCTATCGAAAGAATTGCCTCCAGTGCCTGCTGCATATGGAGATGTGACTGTGAGGGAAGTTGGTTTGGGAATGACACCAAAATGTGTGTTCATGCAAGGCAGTTGTCTGAGCTACAGTTGTGACACCACAGCTGAGCACCTCTGCTGTCCTGGAGGCAGCTCATTCACATGAGTTCTAGCAGTGTCTGAACCAGCAACTAAACAGGGAGACAGCAAGAGCTGGACATTGCTGGACTGAAGTATgacttgaaattttattttttttctctgcttgcaAAACTGTTTAACATTATCTTCTTGGTACTCAAGTTTTTATTCCTGATCTAGAGGGCAATTAAGTTTTATTTCATATTGAGGTCAATCATGAACAGAAGTTGTTTGTGAGATAGTGAGGCAGGTGGGTGCTAGTACATCACTTGTACTAGTAATGCCAGAATATTTTACAGATGTCCATCTTGTAATTTGTTGGTGCCAAGTCCTCGTGCCCCAGCTGATTTCTGTGCAATGCAAAACCGTTCTGTACCTCTTATCTGTCTGCAGTCACAGGGAACATCTCTTAATGCTCACTTGGAAGTGAGATTTCTCGATTCTCATTCTTTCTGCTGAGTTTCTGTGGAAGATACAAAAAGGTACCTCTGCTGGCTGATATCCTAGAAGTTAGGGCAGCACGTAAATGGGCAATAAAAGTTTCTGAAATACCTCTGACTAAACTTGCAAATATGACTCCAGCGTTATTAGCCTGAACATATTAAGTCGTCAGCTAATAATAAATTAGCTGTGACTTTTCTGCCTTATGAATAAACTAATACAGGTACAAGAATGTAAAAATGGGGTTTGTCTGCAGAGCAGGTGTGCAGTATAGTTAAGACTGTTACTCTATGGATATCAGTTACCCAGTTCTCTCTCAAGAAACTAACTCAGCAATTTTCTGTGCAAAGAGCTTTTCTGCAAACTGTCATGTAGTGTTCATGTAGTCTGTGACCACAGCTGAGCTCAGAGGAGAAATGGTAACTCCTTAAATCACTGCTATTGTTCTGCAAGCAAACATCTGGTTATACTCACGGGAGCTGAGAATGTGCCCATTGGATCAGGCCCAGTGAGGACTTAAACTGTGCATGCTGAACAAGCTTAGTCATGAAAGAAGCACTAAGCTCTAGGCATTTCTTCAGCAGATTTTTGCCAgcagtttttttgttgtttgtattttaagaCCATTCACTTGGACTGAGGTCCATGAATTCTGTCAAGTCATTTTATGAATCTTTGCCCCTCTGGTTCGGTCAGCTCTGAAAATGccttaggaaaacaaaatccaacTGCTGTGTGCATCAGTCTGGATTTTTCACGTTAGGTCAATTTTTTCTGATAGATGAGTAATTCTTCTATGCTGAGATAGATGATGCTAGAGTCTAAATCAAGGCTAACAACATTCAGTTAAATTGAATTACTGTAATCACATTATGCTGAAAATTAACTTTGAGTATGCAAATTCAATACTCAACCCCCTTAAAGTTTCACCTGTGTGATTAGAGTACAAAAATGTATGAAGAATCTTCAGACAGTTTTGTCTCTTGTatgttaatatttaattctCTGGTATTTAAAGTTCCTTTCCAtcttataaaaatgttaaacACAAGCAAACTGAAATTCTTTAGTGTGTTTTAGTCTTTAAGGGAAAATAATGGCATatgtgtaggaaaaaaataaggaagaaagaaaaaagctgattCTTATGTTAGTGTTCtatatttgttaaaataaaaagtcatcAGTGCACTCTGCTATGGGGTAGAAAGCTCCAGAAGCAGAGATCTGGGGGAAAGTTTGAGCTTGCATGTGAACACAGAAGCCATAACCTcatgtggcttttcttttcagtgctACTCCAAAGATAATCTCTAAAGTGAGAGATGATCATCCAGGACCTAATAACAAAAGACACCTGCCTTTAGTACCCTTGAATGATTTGGAGCCTATCACCAATGTCCAGATCTGGTTAGCTGATGGGGAAAGGATAATTCAGAAATTCAATGTTTCGCACAGGTGAGATTTATTTAACCACTGTCATATATATTTGCATCTGAACTATTTGTCTTAATGCCTGTACATTTAagtctttaatttttatgaCTAATCTACCTCCTCAGTTCACTTAGCATTGGACTGCTCTTCAGTTGTATCTGGAAAATCTCTGAAATTTTGAGAAATCTTTTAGCTGACAAGAGAGCATAAGAGAAATGTGAACTGTTAAAAGTCAGTTCATAACTGAGTGTAAAGGAAAATCTGAGGAAACTGTAGGAGCTCTTTGCAGGTTAGTGAAAGTTAAGGTGTACATATTGCTCATTACTAGAAGAAATAGCTTTTAACATGATAGCTCTCTCACGAAACAACTACATCGGGAGCAAATGGCTTCATAAAAAGCCTGCTGGTCATTGGGCATAGGCAGCACCACATGTGAGAGCTCGAAAAAGGGACTTAGAGTTAAGCCAGAGAAACCTCTGGGGAGGGCTGGAGTTGGTGCACTGGGCAGGGAGGTTCATCCCCTGCATGTCAACATGGACAGAATAGAATACACACAGTGTGTTTAATtcttaattaataaaatttatggTTCCCAAAGAGGCTTAGAAATGAGGATAATGTCAGGTGTCAGCACACTGCATGTATGCAAGAGCTTTGAGAAACTGGGATTAACACCTTAACATTAAATTGTAGAGCTACTGTCTTTAGAGACCTTTCTCAAATCCAAATTTGAGAAATTACTGCAGTACTGTACAGTCTTGTCATGTGGAAAGGATATGTTGCCTGTGCTTCTCTGTGAAGCAATTTAAAGGTATCACAGATTTAATACAACCCAGGCTGCTGTCAAGATAAACTGTGAATGTCTGTGGCTGGTCAGAAGGAAAGCTCAGCTGTTGAAGGTTAATGACTGTAGTGTTTTCTTTGACTTGTACTAATTTATTACTGTTAGTAGCCTGAGATATGTACTGAAACACTGTTGTGATGTACTGCTGAAGGgtaaaatgctattttaattataaatactTCATTGAAGGGCTTCATATCTCAGTGATTCGAGGTCCTACACACTTAAGTATATTTAGAAGCTTTTTGTCTTCATAGTAAATAGCCATTTGAACAGCTGCTAAGTGctttttgagaggaaaaaaaatgtctgagataagcagaaaaacagctttaCTGGTGTAATGCTCTTTTTGAAGTACTATGCAATAAATATTCTATCATAACATAGCCTCTCACCACAAGACCAGCACATTTGTGCTGCACACAGTACTTGTGTATAACCTGATAAGACCAGAGGGAAATCCTTTTAGAGCATATATCCTTAAGAGTGATGATTGCATACACAGCACTCCTTTCAGTGCAGAAGACAGTCAGCTATTTGTTAACTAAGGTATAGATTAATAGCATGTAGCACATATGTAGCATATTACCCAGTGTCTGGGTAAATTGATGACTTCTAGCTTTTTGCAGTTAGACTGTGTGTAGGTGCCACAGTAGCTGCTGGCTTAGATATGAGTTGATTACTGGTGAAAGATGGGAGCAGAAGCACAGGAGGCATTGTAGTGTTGCACTGTGGGGAATTGAGACATGGGAGTGCAGCAACtaggagagcagagctgtgtcctggATTGAGCTGTATCCCCTCTTCAGCACTTACTATGTTTGTGTGACCCTGGAGCATCAGGAAAGGAACTTGTTCAGCCTGAAGCAGAGAGCTGGTGGCTAATTGCCTGAGTTGCTCTTGGAACCCAATGAAATTTGGTATAATGTGTGTAGACACCTGTAAATGTCCAATCAAAAATTTAGTCCTGCTTGAGGTTTTTCAGGCTCTTGACTTATAAGACCAAGCAGTGTCTCTGTGTTGAGGTCTGCGTGCACAGGaattagtttttgttttgctggcgGTGTCTGTCCTGGTGAGGGTGTCTAAGCCATGGAAACTCTTGGGCATCTGTGCTGCTAAACTGTTAGGATGGCATTGCCCCAAGCCAGCCAGCACTTCCTCAGTCAATACCTAGCCATCCATGGTTCAGCTGTTAGTTCAGGTCCTGGACCGTTCCCAGGAGACAGTAAACCTCGTGGGAGACCCTGTGCATGGG
This window harbors:
- the UBXN2A gene encoding UBX domain-containing protein 2A translates to MKDMDNIKTVKKEWVCKSGNDDQILNGTEQNCDYFVDNLFEEAQKVGAMCVPPTTVKNQVDVIIKLWKNGFTVNDGELRSYADVANQQFLESIKKGELPFELQKVFDKEEVEVKVEDKKDKVCLSSKKPMFHPFSGHGYRLGSATPKIISKVRDDHPGPNNKRHLPLVPLNDLEPITNVQIWLADGERIIQKFNVSHRISHVRDFITKYQGSEGSVPFTLTTSLPFRELQDETLTLEEAKLQNAVVVQRLRKTTEPFRLLVIKAPDNDYKSAATPNGQLKNEQKNAINSTRSN